In Sphaerisporangium krabiense, the DNA window CGAACAACGTGCTGGTGGCCGAGGTGTCCTCGGCGATGTAGGCGGCGAAGTACGGGGCCGCCGCGAGCATGACCCCGGCGGCCAGGGTCTGCGCGCACGACAGGCCGAGCAGCCACAGGAACGGGCGGCTGTCCCTGGCCGCGGCGAGCTGGGCGCGCAGACCGGCCTCCGGTTCCGCGCTTCCGGTGAACGGCGCCCTGGCCGTCCCGAGGAACGACGCCAGCATGGCGGCCAGCAGGACCGCGCCGCAGACGATGCCCATCACCCGGTAGCCGTCCAGGGAGTGCGCGGCGATCTCGGGGGCGATGATGCCGCTCAGGGCCACCGCGAGCGCGATGAAGATCATGCGCCACTGCAGCAGGGACGTGCGCTCGTGGTAGTCCTCGGTCATCTCGGCGGGCATCGCCTTGTACGGCACCTCGTACAGCGCGTACCCGGTGGCCGCGAGCAGGAAGAACACCCCGACGAACAGGGCGGCGGGCACGCCCTTCAGCGGCGGGCCGGCGAAGGTGAGCGCGAAGCTCACCGGGAGGATCAGCGCGCCGGCCAGCATCCAGGGGCGGCGCGGCCCCCAGCGGGAGACCGTGCGGTCCGACCACTGGCCGACCAGCGGGTTGGCGAACAGGTCCCACGCCTTGGGGGCGAAGACGATCAACCCGGCCAGCCACGCGGGCACCGCGAGGATGTTCGTCAGGTAGAACAGCAGCAGGAGGCCGGGGACGGTGGTGAAGGTGGCCGTGCAGAACGATCCGACGCCGTAGCCGAGCCGGACGCCACGCGAGACGCCGTCCGCCACCGGCGCCTCAGGGGGAGGGACCATTGCGTCATTACAGCCCACCCCTCCCCGGCCCCGCCAGCCCCTGAACCCCACGCCCCGCAATAGATCCATATTTCCGGCGCGGGCAAGGCCGGCCCTTGGCTTCAGGACTTCCGGGCCGGCTGCCAGTCCTGGACGAGGAGGCCCAGCAGCACCTGGTCCAGGAACTCGCCCATCACCCAGACCGAGGAGCGCAGCACGCCCTCGCGGACGAAGCCGTTGCGCTCGGCCGAGCGCAGCATCGCGGCGTTGTCCGACAGCGTCTCGACCTGCAGCCGCCGCAGGCCCCGCACGACGAAACCGTAGTGGCACAGCACCGCGACCACGTCGCTGCCGTAGCCCTTGCCGCGGGCCGACGGCCGCAGTCCCAGCCCGACGTGCGCGGACCGGTTGTGGTCGTCGACGCCCCACAGCGACGCGACGCCGGCCAGCGTGCCGCCGTCCAGCTCCACCACGGAGAAGGCGATGTCCCGCTGCTCCTTGTCGTCCACCGCGAACTGCGAGTCCTTCGAGCCGGGCGTGATCGGCCGCCACGGCCGGCCCAGGGCCCGCGAGGTGGTGACCACGTCGTCGTGGAGCTCGGCCTCCAGGATCGGGATGTCGTCCTCGTGCCGAGCCCTGAGCCCGACTTTGCTGCCTTTTAGCACGCAAGCTTCCTAGCCGACCGGGCGGGCCGGCGGCAACCCGATAAGTCAGTGGTCGCGGACGTCGGCGCAGACGACGTGGGCGGCCAGCTCGATCATCCGGCGCTCG includes these proteins:
- a CDS encoding MFS transporter; protein product: MVPPPEAPVADGVSRGVRLGYGVGSFCTATFTTVPGLLLLFYLTNILAVPAWLAGLIVFAPKAWDLFANPLVGQWSDRTVSRWGPRRPWMLAGALILPVSFALTFAGPPLKGVPAALFVGVFFLLAATGYALYEVPYKAMPAEMTEDYHERTSLLQWRMIFIALAVALSGIIAPEIAAHSLDGYRVMGIVCGAVLLAAMLASFLGTARAPFTGSAEPEAGLRAQLAAARDSRPFLWLLGLSCAQTLAAGVMLAAAPYFAAYIAEDTSATSTLFAALVGPMLVTMPLWVWIARRMDKRGAMLLSGVLFMGGALLTVLTPLLGMVYAHAMIVIVGVGYAGLQLLQFSMLADVIAHDSAVSGKRRGGVFTGLWTAAENVVTALGALVVGAGLAMGGFVSSDPENPVTQPGGAVTAVLLVQTVVPALITFAGVLMTLKYRLTAAHLASATPRTT
- a CDS encoding GNAT family N-acetyltransferase codes for the protein MLKGSKVGLRARHEDDIPILEAELHDDVVTTSRALGRPWRPITPGSKDSQFAVDDKEQRDIAFSVVELDGGTLAGVASLWGVDDHNRSAHVGLGLRPSARGKGYGSDVVAVLCHYGFVVRGLRRLQVETLSDNAAMLRSAERNGFVREGVLRSSVWVMGEFLDQVLLGLLVQDWQPARKS